The following are encoded in a window of Arthrobacter sp. OAP107 genomic DNA:
- a CDS encoding choice-of-anchor G family protein yields the protein MRASLKRAARGVVDRPRHSLLVAAVAAISLAAGTTITSAAWTDDEWVHGAVGVGSPGDCTSNSLFTSQSWARQVSGSILDVGLDSIAGVEGLTVTNNGTTASPAPVTATPVPGTTDAFISKLPVTVLGGTVVEAGLGLGVPVGGIGSYTQWAQARKNGQSHGASGLVSDQSGATDVGGTANGAATAPRAASISLGNIVPGSLAGVTLDVGAVASSAALDGCVMTNGWPTLDTTPAVQRDYGIASLDLNAHVPAVGALSSQGTASVGPVLSQLNSLTETSRLATAVSDDISDIVEPLLGLTGGIHEISTSVTVSVPNASTVSSLMTESMTDRDGIVTVDLGRGTVMVDLATLTGSATGLNNMGPNHEVVLDAAMIATVTGKVTSLLEDWKTRVLEAFTLKTTTNMTLKLAGLDVATVAVNVGPSTLGQILDGTAPPPVVTSKVLGLDVGGAVKAVLGPVTAALTNGANAAVTDALNATIFNAGLPALGTSLQSLITPVINAVGSVLDAVSSHVAMNVNVRPDQPWPGTKPADVTAAAGEYKVSAVRVGLIDNAGLLSLSIGNSSAGPVALRVP from the coding sequence ATGAGGGCCAGTCTGAAAAGGGCAGCCCGGGGCGTCGTGGATCGGCCGCGGCATTCGCTGCTGGTTGCCGCGGTGGCCGCCATTTCACTCGCGGCCGGGACGACCATCACCAGTGCCGCCTGGACCGACGACGAATGGGTGCACGGCGCCGTCGGCGTCGGATCACCCGGTGACTGCACCAGCAATAGCCTCTTCACCAGCCAGTCCTGGGCGCGGCAGGTGAGCGGCAGCATCCTGGACGTGGGGCTGGACTCCATCGCCGGCGTCGAGGGCCTCACCGTGACGAACAACGGAACCACGGCGTCGCCGGCGCCTGTCACCGCCACCCCGGTGCCCGGCACAACGGACGCCTTCATCAGCAAGCTGCCCGTCACCGTCCTGGGCGGGACTGTTGTTGAGGCGGGCCTGGGCCTCGGTGTCCCCGTTGGCGGGATCGGCAGTTACACCCAGTGGGCGCAGGCACGGAAGAACGGGCAGTCGCATGGCGCCTCCGGTCTGGTCTCGGACCAGTCGGGCGCAACTGACGTGGGCGGAACCGCAAACGGTGCCGCCACGGCGCCGAGGGCCGCAAGCATTTCGCTCGGGAACATCGTCCCCGGTTCGCTAGCCGGTGTAACGCTCGACGTCGGCGCTGTTGCTTCGTCTGCCGCGCTGGACGGTTGCGTCATGACCAACGGCTGGCCGACCTTGGACACTACGCCTGCCGTCCAGCGCGACTACGGCATCGCCAGCCTGGACCTGAACGCCCACGTGCCCGCCGTTGGCGCGCTCTCCTCACAGGGCACGGCGTCAGTGGGACCGGTTCTGAGCCAGCTGAACTCACTGACGGAAACAAGCCGGCTCGCGACGGCCGTATCCGACGACATCTCCGATATCGTTGAACCGCTTCTTGGCCTCACTGGAGGTATCCACGAGATCAGCACCAGCGTTACCGTTTCTGTACCGAACGCCTCAACCGTATCTTCCCTGATGACGGAGTCCATGACGGACCGCGACGGCATAGTCACGGTAGATCTCGGCAGAGGAACGGTCATGGTGGATCTCGCCACGCTAACAGGAAGCGCAACCGGGCTAAACAACATGGGACCCAACCATGAGGTTGTACTCGACGCGGCCATGATCGCTACTGTCACCGGCAAAGTGACGTCTCTCCTCGAGGACTGGAAGACCCGGGTTTTGGAGGCCTTCACGCTCAAAACCACCACGAACATGACGCTGAAATTAGCCGGCCTCGACGTAGCCACCGTGGCGGTCAATGTTGGGCCGTCGACGCTGGGCCAGATCCTCGATGGAACGGCGCCGCCCCCCGTCGTGACCTCCAAAGTACTTGGCCTCGATGTTGGAGGTGCCGTCAAAGCGGTGCTGGGGCCCGTAACAGCAGCCCTGACCAACGGAGCCAACGCCGCGGTGACGGATGCACTGAACGCGACAATCTTCAATGCAGGACTCCCTGCACTGGGCACCAGCCTCCAGTCGCTCATCACGCCGGTGATCAACGCCGTCGGATCCGTCCTCGACGCAGTCAGCTCGCACGTGGCCATGAACGTTAACGTCCGGCCCGACCAGCCCTGGCCGGGCACCAAACCCGCGGACGTCACTGCGGCCGCCGGAGAGTACAAGGTTTCGGCCGTGAGAGTCGGGCTGATCGACAACGCAGGGCTACTTAGCCTCTCCATCGGGAATTCCTCGGCCGGCCCTGTGGCGCTGCGTGTCCCGTGA
- a CDS encoding SipW-dependent-type signal peptide-containing protein: MVASTSAEPRAKATKVRAILAAGLVLGVGAAFTLAAWTDNEWVFGQSGNGGGPGTKTYHMQQNTWTGTGGAAVWGDKDAAPGGALTFSVNADNLVPGSTVYAPMQLRAAAGSEALVARLTQAVQSTPIDSVTNSSVLYSELRYEAKQNVDKALCNATGFPAVGTNIVPAGSPLGTISEPGVANNIVLPAAGDTVTDGAAVDICFALTLPSSAADTLQGLKTVPLWKFTSTVGS, encoded by the coding sequence ATGGTTGCTTCAACCAGCGCTGAGCCGCGCGCAAAAGCTACGAAAGTCCGGGCAATTCTGGCGGCCGGGCTTGTCCTGGGAGTCGGTGCGGCCTTCACGCTCGCTGCCTGGACTGACAATGAATGGGTGTTCGGCCAAAGCGGCAACGGCGGCGGCCCGGGAACGAAGACCTATCACATGCAGCAGAACACCTGGACCGGGACGGGAGGGGCAGCCGTCTGGGGTGATAAGGACGCGGCGCCCGGTGGGGCCCTGACTTTCAGCGTCAACGCGGACAACCTGGTGCCCGGCAGCACCGTCTACGCTCCCATGCAGCTGCGCGCGGCGGCCGGTTCTGAGGCGCTGGTGGCCCGACTGACGCAGGCCGTGCAGTCCACTCCCATCGACTCGGTGACCAACTCCTCGGTTCTCTACTCCGAGCTGAGGTACGAGGCGAAGCAGAATGTGGACAAGGCGCTGTGCAACGCCACAGGCTTCCCGGCTGTTGGGACCAACATCGTTCCTGCAGGATCCCCGCTGGGCACTATTTCCGAACCCGGAGTGGCTAACAACATCGTTCTCCCGGCGGCGGGTGACACAGTGACGGACGGTGCCGCCGTCGATATCTGCTTTGCGCTCACGCTCCCGTCAAGTGCTGCAGATACTCTTCAGGGGCTGAAGACAGTTCCGCTCTGGAAGTTCACGAGCACCGTCGGCTCGTAG
- a CDS encoding signal peptidase I encodes MPEVIAGQGSRSRAAPVPRGAAVPHILLRVLKIIREISLTLVAVLGLLCILALILGFVFKASFVVFRTGSMEPQYPVGALSLTVQVQAEDLVPGDVVSVKREDSSVLITHRVVSVTRPESAGGKASLILKGDANSSQDPLPYEVATAQKVLVTVPVVGSWLMTVRGPGFIAGATLALAALVLWAYWPKRQTRQAT; translated from the coding sequence ATGCCGGAAGTAATTGCCGGGCAAGGATCTCGGTCCCGTGCGGCCCCGGTGCCGCGCGGGGCGGCGGTCCCGCACATCCTGTTGCGCGTCCTCAAAATCATCCGTGAAATTTCCCTGACGCTGGTGGCCGTTCTGGGGCTGCTGTGCATTCTGGCTCTGATCCTCGGGTTCGTCTTCAAGGCGTCCTTCGTGGTCTTCCGGACAGGTTCCATGGAGCCCCAATATCCGGTGGGCGCTTTGTCCCTGACAGTCCAAGTCCAGGCGGAAGACCTGGTACCGGGCGACGTCGTGTCCGTAAAACGTGAGGACTCCAGCGTGCTGATCACCCACCGTGTGGTTTCCGTGACGCGGCCTGAATCGGCGGGAGGTAAAGCGTCGCTGATTCTCAAGGGCGATGCGAACAGCTCCCAGGACCCCTTGCCCTACGAAGTTGCCACCGCCCAGAAAGTGCTGGTGACGGTGCCGGTTGTCGGCTCATGGCTGATGACGGTCAGGGGCCCGGGGTTCATTGCCGGAGCAACACTTGCCCTGGCAGCGCTGGTGCTCTGGGCGTACTGGCCTAAACGGCAGACGCGTCAGGCAACGTAA
- a CDS encoding sigma-70 family RNA polymerase sigma factor: MAAQLTDDELSAALSGDPSGFSAVYSIISPAVLGYFRARGVDDAEALTQDVFVDVLPKLSNVRGGHSGLRTFIFSVAHARLVDYRRRSARTPQLTEFDPLTDDRLSSSAEDEVLGSLGGMSSVLAMLNEDQREVLVLRIVADLSVEQVAGIMDKTPGAIKQLQRRGLIALRELVKEKDHAAS, encoded by the coding sequence TTGGCAGCTCAGCTGACCGACGACGAATTGTCAGCAGCCCTGTCTGGCGACCCTTCCGGCTTTAGCGCTGTTTACAGCATTATTTCCCCCGCCGTCCTTGGTTATTTCCGGGCGCGCGGCGTGGACGATGCCGAAGCCCTCACGCAGGACGTCTTCGTGGATGTCCTGCCCAAGCTCAGCAACGTGCGGGGCGGCCACTCCGGTCTCCGGACATTCATCTTCTCCGTGGCGCACGCCCGGCTCGTGGACTACCGCCGCCGGTCCGCCCGAACCCCGCAGCTCACCGAATTCGATCCGCTCACGGACGACCGGCTGTCAAGTTCCGCCGAGGACGAGGTCCTCGGTTCGCTGGGCGGCATGAGCTCTGTACTGGCCATGCTCAACGAGGACCAGCGGGAAGTGCTGGTCCTGCGGATCGTCGCTGACCTTTCGGTTGAACAGGTGGCCGGCATCATGGACAAAACCCCCGGGGCCATCAAACAGCTCCAGCGCCGCGGACTCATCGCCCTGCGCGAACTCGTCAAGGAAAAGGACCACGCAGCATCATGA
- a CDS encoding cobalamin-independent methionine synthase II family protein codes for MSLNTDHIRVTHAGSLPRTPELIAANAAKEADGITPEFLDLLETSVVDIVQRQKDLGIDIPNDGEYGHTMSNSVDYGAWWNYSFARLGGLEPTNVDRWADAGVHRSTPGNIVLTSFPDRRDRQKFNDAYNDPSSGILAHRKSVAQPKIAGPLTYTGQDLVASDVTNLKAGLQAAGLTEGFVASLSPGSCARVANEYYKTEEELVYACADAMREEYKAIIDAGLTVQLDDPSLAESWDQINPEPSLEDYLNFIQLRVEATNWALRDLPEEQIRLHVCWGSWHGPHTTDIPFADIISSVLQINAGGYSFEAANVRHEHEWRVWEDTKLPEGKVIIPGVVSHATNVVEHPELVADRIERFAKLVGRESVIASTDCGLGGRVHPQIAVAKLQALGEGARLATKRLWK; via the coding sequence TTGTCGCTGAATACTGACCACATCCGCGTCACCCACGCCGGTTCCCTGCCCCGCACCCCTGAGCTCATTGCCGCCAACGCAGCCAAGGAAGCCGACGGCATTACGCCGGAGTTCCTTGACCTGCTGGAGACCTCGGTGGTGGACATCGTCCAGCGCCAAAAGGACCTGGGCATCGACATCCCCAACGACGGCGAATACGGCCACACGATGTCCAACAGCGTGGATTACGGCGCGTGGTGGAACTACTCGTTCGCCCGCCTGGGCGGCCTCGAACCCACCAACGTGGACCGCTGGGCCGATGCCGGGGTGCACCGTTCCACGCCGGGCAACATCGTCCTGACCTCGTTCCCTGACCGCCGGGACCGGCAGAAGTTCAATGACGCCTACAACGACCCCTCCTCCGGGATCCTCGCCCACCGCAAGAGCGTGGCACAGCCCAAGATCGCCGGCCCGCTGACCTACACCGGACAGGACCTCGTGGCGTCGGACGTCACCAACCTCAAAGCCGGCCTGCAGGCAGCCGGCCTTACCGAGGGATTCGTAGCGTCGCTCTCCCCTGGCTCCTGCGCACGGGTGGCCAACGAGTACTACAAGACCGAAGAGGAACTGGTCTACGCCTGCGCTGACGCCATGCGGGAGGAATACAAGGCAATCATCGATGCCGGACTGACCGTCCAGCTCGATGACCCGTCGCTGGCGGAGAGCTGGGACCAGATCAACCCGGAGCCCAGCCTTGAGGACTACCTCAATTTCATCCAGCTCCGGGTCGAGGCCACCAACTGGGCCCTCCGCGACCTGCCCGAGGAGCAGATCCGGCTGCACGTCTGCTGGGGATCCTGGCACGGCCCCCACACCACTGACATCCCGTTTGCCGACATCATCAGCTCAGTCCTGCAGATCAATGCCGGCGGCTACTCGTTCGAGGCAGCCAATGTCCGCCACGAGCACGAATGGCGCGTGTGGGAAGACACCAAGCTTCCCGAGGGCAAGGTCATCATTCCGGGCGTAGTCTCGCACGCCACCAACGTCGTGGAACATCCGGAGCTGGTGGCAGACCGGATCGAACGCTTTGCCAAACTCGTTGGGCGCGAGAGCGTGATCGCCTCCACCGACTGCGGACTCGGCGGCCGGGTCCACCCGCAGATCGCCGTCGCCAAACTCCAGGCTCTCGGAGAGGGCGCGCGCCTCGCCACAAAACGGCTCTGGAAGTGA
- a CDS encoding uracil-DNA glycosylase — protein sequence MTALATESFHEQLLRRRYEPNVAAVNELCDTLQTAKPGTQVPYVDPAHDVDECRIISLFSNIGTASPTGFIMPGDDDAATRMLGLQWKLGLRPEYIMPWNVHPWHTPGEPNGKFTPDQIQAGLKPLLKVLALVPRASVIVAHGTEANRLAGLLLKTEVPLLWRRGLKTYKVRSLGGRSFAGTPERQKQYLDEMHVAYADAMARTGLQKAS from the coding sequence ATGACCGCTCTGGCTACCGAATCCTTCCACGAACAGCTTCTGAGGCGCCGTTACGAGCCCAACGTTGCCGCTGTCAATGAGCTCTGCGACACGTTGCAGACCGCCAAGCCGGGCACCCAGGTGCCGTACGTCGACCCCGCGCACGACGTCGACGAATGCCGCATCATCAGCCTCTTCTCCAACATCGGCACGGCATCGCCTACCGGCTTCATCATGCCGGGCGATGACGATGCCGCCACCCGGATGCTGGGCCTCCAGTGGAAGCTGGGCCTGAGGCCGGAATACATCATGCCGTGGAATGTGCACCCGTGGCACACACCGGGCGAGCCGAACGGCAAGTTCACTCCCGACCAGATCCAGGCCGGCCTCAAGCCGCTGCTGAAGGTCCTGGCCCTGGTGCCCCGCGCTTCGGTCATCGTGGCCCACGGCACCGAGGCCAACCGCCTCGCCGGCCTGCTGCTGAAGACCGAAGTTCCCCTGCTGTGGCGCCGCGGACTGAAGACCTACAAGGTCCGTTCCCTGGGCGGCCGCTCCTTCGCCGGAACCCCCGAGCGGCAGAAGCAGTACCTGGACGAGATGCACGTCGCCTACGCCGACGCAATGGCCCGCACCGGCCTGCAGAAAGCCAGCTAG
- a CDS encoding adenylosuccinate synthase, translating to MPAIVIVGAQWGDEGKGKATDLLGGRVDYVVKPNGGNNAGHTVVVGGEKYELKLLPAGILSPNAVPIIGNGCVVNLEALFQEIDGLEARGADTSKLRVSANAHLVAPYHQVLDKVTERFLGSRAIGTTGRGIGPTYMDKVARLGVRVQDVFDESILRQKVEGSLRQKNELLVKIYNRRSIEVEEVVSYFLSFAERLRPLVIDSTLVLNSALDEGKVVLMEGGQATFLDVDHGTYPFVTSSNPTAGGASVGSGIGPTRISRSIGIIKAYTTRVGAGPFPTELFDEMGMYLQKTGGEFGVNTGRPRRCGWYDAVLARHASRVNGFTDYFVTKLDVLTGIEQIPVCVAYDVDGVRHDEMPMTQTEFHHAKPIFEYFEGWTEDITGARTLADLPENARNYVLALEKLSGTRFSAIGVGPDRDQTIVVNDLIND from the coding sequence ATGCCAGCAATCGTGATCGTCGGAGCCCAGTGGGGCGACGAAGGAAAAGGTAAGGCCACCGACCTGCTTGGCGGCCGTGTCGACTACGTAGTGAAGCCGAACGGCGGCAACAACGCCGGGCACACCGTCGTCGTAGGCGGTGAGAAGTATGAGCTGAAGCTCCTTCCGGCCGGCATCCTCAGCCCCAACGCCGTTCCCATTATCGGCAACGGCTGCGTCGTCAACCTCGAGGCCCTGTTCCAGGAGATCGACGGCCTCGAGGCCCGCGGCGCCGACACCTCGAAACTGCGTGTCTCCGCCAACGCCCACCTCGTCGCTCCGTACCACCAGGTGCTGGACAAGGTCACCGAACGCTTCCTCGGCAGCCGGGCCATCGGCACCACCGGCCGCGGCATCGGGCCCACCTATATGGACAAGGTGGCCCGCCTGGGCGTCCGCGTCCAGGACGTCTTCGACGAGTCCATCCTGCGCCAGAAGGTGGAAGGCTCGCTGCGCCAGAAGAACGAGCTTCTGGTCAAGATCTACAACCGCCGCAGCATCGAGGTGGAAGAGGTGGTCAGCTACTTCCTCTCCTTCGCCGAGCGTCTGCGCCCCCTGGTCATCGACAGCACCCTCGTGCTGAACTCCGCCCTGGACGAGGGCAAGGTGGTGCTCATGGAGGGCGGCCAGGCCACGTTCCTCGACGTCGATCACGGCACCTACCCGTTCGTCACCTCCTCGAACCCGACTGCGGGCGGCGCCTCGGTGGGCTCCGGCATTGGACCCACCCGCATCTCGCGGTCCATCGGCATCATCAAGGCGTACACCACCCGCGTGGGCGCAGGTCCGTTCCCCACGGAACTCTTCGACGAGATGGGCATGTACCTGCAGAAGACCGGCGGTGAATTCGGCGTCAACACCGGGCGCCCGCGCCGCTGCGGCTGGTACGACGCCGTACTGGCCCGCCACGCCTCCCGGGTGAACGGCTTCACCGACTACTTCGTCACCAAGCTGGATGTCCTCACCGGCATCGAACAGATCCCGGTGTGCGTGGCCTACGACGTCGACGGCGTCCGGCACGACGAAATGCCCATGACGCAGACGGAATTCCACCACGCCAAGCCGATCTTCGAGTACTTCGAAGGCTGGACCGAGGACATTACCGGCGCCCGCACGCTGGCTGACCTGCCCGAGAACGCCCGCAACTATGTGCTGGCCCTCGAGAAGCTGTCCGGCACGCGCTTCTCCGCGATCGGCGTGGGACCGGACCGCGACCAGACCATCGTGGTCAACGACCTGATCAACGACTGA